In a single window of the Osmerus eperlanus chromosome 4, fOsmEpe2.1, whole genome shotgun sequence genome:
- the krt18a.1 gene encoding keratin, type I cytoskeletal 18 yields the protein MSYRSSSYSVHTSKVPSGHVSLTRSSAAPSYRAASIYAGAGGQGARISSSSYSGVRSSQGGPGASLSSSLQVGGDTANITGNEKFAMQNLNERLASYLETVRNLEQANGKLELKIREALEKRGPDLHDYSRYQAILDDLRKKVFDATVDNARLILQIDNARLAADDFRVKYESELSIRQSVEADIVGLRKVIDDTNLGRMNLESEIEGLKEELIFLKKNHDNEVMELRAQVSQSGVQVDVDAPKGQDLAQIMSEIRAKYEKMALKNQEELKAWHESQITEVQTQVSHNTEALQSSRSEVNDLRRQLQTLEIELESQKSLKSSLDATLRDVEMRYNLEMDSLNGVLLGVEAELTQLRGSIQQQTQEYEALLNIKMKLEAEIATYRRLLDGEDFQLQDALEDQRTVKTKVMTVTQTLVDGKVVSSSTETKERNL from the exons ATGAGCTACAGAAGCAGCTCGTACTCTGTGCACACCTCCAAGGTGCCGTCCGGTCATGTGTCTCTCACCCGCTCCTCAGCCGCCCCCTCCTACCGCGCCGCCAGCATCTACGcgggggctgggggccagggggcccgcatctcctcctcatcctactCTGGAGTCCGCAGCTCccaggggggcccaggggcctccctctcctcttccctacaGGTGGGAGGCGACACAGCCAACATCACAGGCAACGAGAAGTTTGCCATGCAGAACCTGAACGAGCGTCTGGCCTCCTACCTGGAGACAGTCAGGAACCTGGAGCAGGCCAACGGCAAGCTAGAGCTGAAGATCAGAGAGgctctggagaagagaggaccaGACCTCCACGACTACAGCCGCTACCAGGCCATCCTGGACGACCTGCGCaagaag gtgtttgaTGCAACCGTGGACAATGCTCGTCTGATACTGCAGATTGACAACGCCCGCCTCGCCGCTGACGACTTCAGAGTGAA gtacGAGTCGGAGCTGTCTATCCGCCAGTCTGTGGAAGCTGACATTGTGGGTCTGAGGAAGGTGATTGATGACACCAACTTGGGCCGCATGAACCTGGAGAGCGAGATTGAGGGCTTGAAGGAGGAGCTCATCTTCCTCAAGAAGAACCACGACAAC gaagtgatggagcTGCGTGCCCAGGTGTCCCAATCTGGAGTGCAGGTCGACGTGGATGCCCCTAAAGGCCAGGACCTGGCCCAAATCATGTCTGAGATCAGAGCCAAGTACGAGAAGATGGCCCTGAAGAACCAGGAGGAGCTGAAAGCGTGGCATGAATCTCAG ATCACAGAGGTCCAGACCCAGGTGAGCCACAACACAGAGGCGCTGCAGAGCTCCCGCTCGGAGGTGAACGACCTCCGCAGACAGCTGCAGACCCTGGAGATAGAGCTGGAGTCCCAGAAGAGCCTG aaGTCCTCCCTAGATGCCACCTTGAGGGACGTGGAGATGCGCTACAACCTGGAGATGGACAGTCTGAACGGGGTGCTGCTGGGCGTGGAGGCGGAGCTGACCCAGCTGCGGGGGAGCATCCAGCAGCAGACGCAGGAGTACGAGGCGCTGCTCAACATAAAGATGAAGCTGGAGGCTGAGATCGCCACCTACAGGAGGCTGCTGGACGGGGAGGACTTCCA GCTGCAAGATGCCCTGGAGGACCAGCGAACAGTGAAGACCAAGGTGATGACCGTCACACAGACGCTGGTGGATGGCAAGGTGGTCTCTTCCAGCACGGAGACCAAGGAGAGGAACCTCTGA
- the LOC134019500 gene encoding keratin, type I cytoskeletal 18-like codes for MGNEKFSMQNLNERLASYLETVRNLEQANGKLELKIREALEKRGPDLHDYSRYQAILDDLRKKIMEMTITNAGLVMQTDNHNLAADDFRNKLEYERQVRQAVESDLAELRKVLDDTNVMHLHLESDIESLKAELITLQKNHQAEVMELRAQVSQSGVQVNVDSPKGQDLAQIMSEIRAKYEKMALKNQEELKAWHETKITEVQVQVTENTASLQQAAATVSDSRRSMQTLQIDLQSHISQRSSLEATLRDVAMRYNLEMDKYNSMLLQREAELTQLRTGVSLQTQEYQALLNIKMKLEAEIATYRRLLDGEDFQLEDAVELEKTSHVTKSTKVLTVTQTLVDGKVVSETQDVK; via the exons ATGGGCAACGAGAAGTTTTCCATGCAGAACCTGAACGAGCGTCTGGCCTCCTACCTGGAGACAGTCAGGAACCTGGAGCAGGCCAACGGCAAGCTAGAGCTGAAGATCAGAGAGgctctggagaagagaggaccaGACCTCCACGACTACAGCCGCTACCAGGCCATCCTGGACGACCTGCGCAAGAAG ATAATGGAGATGACGATAACCAACGCTGGGCTGGTGATGCAAACTGACAACCATAACCTTGCTGCTGATGACTTCCGGAacaa GCTGGAGTACGAGAGGCAGGTGCGCCAGGCGGTGGAGTCTGACTTGGCTGAGCTGCGGAAGGTTCTGGATGACACCAACGTGATGCATCTGCACCTGGAGAGCGACATTGAGTCCCTGAAAGCGGAGCTTATCACCCTGCAGAAGAACCACCAGGCT gaagtgatggagcTGCGTGCCCAGGTGTCCCAGTCTGGAGTGCAGGTGAACGTGGACTCCCCTAAAGGCCAGGACCTGGCCCAGATCATGTCTGAGATCAGAGCCAAGTACGAGAAGATGGCCCTGAAGAACCAGGAGGAGCTGAAAGCATGGCATGAAACCAAA ATCACAGAGGTGCAGGTCCAGGTGACAGAGAACACAGCGTCTTTACAGCAGGCCGCCGCCACAGTGAGTGACAGTCGCAGGTCCATGCAAACTCTCCAGATAGACCTGCAGTCCCACATCAGCCAG AGATCGTCCCTGGAGGCTACACTGCGAGACGTGGCGATGCGCTACAACCTGGAGATGGACAAGTACAACAGCATGCTGTTGCAGCGGGAGGCGGAGCTAACGCAGCTACGCACTGGCGTCTCCCTGCAGACCCAGGAATACCAGGCCCTTCTCAACATAAAGATGAAGCTGGAGGCTGAGATCGCCACCTACAGGAGGCTGCTGGACGGGGAGGACTTCCA ACTGGAGGATGCTGTAGAGCTGGAGAAGACGTCCCACGTGACGAAGAGTACGAAGGTGTTAACAGTCACCCAGACGCTGGTGGACGGCAAGGTTGTTTCTGAGACCCAGGATGTCAAGTGA